One window from the genome of Candidatus Zixiibacteriota bacterium encodes:
- a CDS encoding HEAT repeat domain-containing protein has translation MFSDFKNQDTLQKPRTASDGRASHADPAARRPLWRPGGRVRTLIGGLLLVIVLAPALSAQIDLQHRIDSLFVIASSGEVRYQKLTGPAMDSIAAFGQPAVPYLIDKFDTKSARDRWTIIWILQRIGSPAVPDLVRALDRADPLVVSRVAWALGDIKDTGAVLPLIAKSTHAAWQVREETIGSLGDIGDRRGDNAILAALGDSIGQVRKAAAVAAGRLKILEAAAPLVHRFGDPFYGARLAAVDALLQLDTVLSLPVLIDSLASADAFVSALSAAALGRIGADRALDALFRQATEDPDPARRVPAACALIEADPLDRCRYREKLLAAQPDRLGRLKVESALKTARHVEKGTAQ, from the coding sequence ATGTTTTCGGATTTCAAGAATCAGGACACCCTTCAGAAGCCCAGGACCGCCTCGGACGGCCGTGCGTCTCACGCTGACCCGGCGGCCCGGCGGCCGCTGTGGCGGCCCGGCGGCCGGGTGCGCACCCTCATCGGCGGCCTCCTGTTGGTGATCGTCCTTGCCCCCGCTCTGAGCGCGCAGATCGACCTCCAGCACCGCATCGACTCGCTGTTTGTCATCGCTTCCTCCGGCGAGGTGCGCTACCAGAAGTTGACCGGCCCTGCGATGGACTCGATCGCGGCTTTTGGCCAGCCGGCGGTCCCATACCTGATCGACAAGTTCGACACGAAATCGGCCCGCGACCGCTGGACGATCATCTGGATTCTCCAGCGCATCGGCTCTCCCGCGGTTCCCGACCTGGTGCGGGCTCTCGATCGCGCCGATCCGCTCGTGGTCTCGCGCGTCGCCTGGGCGCTCGGCGACATCAAGGACACCGGCGCCGTTCTCCCGCTCATCGCCAAGAGCACCCACGCCGCCTGGCAGGTCCGCGAGGAGACGATCGGCTCTCTCGGCGACATCGGCGACCGGCGCGGCGACAACGCCATCCTGGCCGCCTTGGGCGACTCGATCGGCCAGGTGCGCAAGGCGGCTGCGGTCGCCGCCGGCAGGCTGAAAATCCTCGAGGCCGCCGCGCCCCTGGTCCACCGGTTCGGCGATCCCTTCTACGGCGCCCGCCTGGCCGCGGTCGACGCCCTCCTGCAGCTGGACACCGTGCTCAGCCTGCCCGTCCTCATCGATTCTCTGGCCTCGGCCGACGCCTTCGTGAGCGCCCTCTCGGCCGCGGCCCTCGGCCGCATCGGCGCCGACCGCGCGCTCGACGCGCTTTTCCGGCAGGCGACGGAGGATCCCGACCCGGCCCGGCGCGTGCCGGCCGCCTGCGCCCTCATCGAGGCCGACCCGCTCGATCGCTGCCGCTACCGCGAGAAACTGCTCGCCGCGCAGCCTGACCGCCTCGGGCGCCTGAAAGTGGAGTCCGCCCTGAAAACGGCCCGCCATGTCGAAAAAGGAACTGCACAGTAA
- a CDS encoding ribonuclease H-like domain-containing protein, with protein sequence MSKKELHSKLDRLRGHIVAKPAAPPPEVLPERCRVLAERLDGEAVCTARGGFVLIRKRFPPVYTHGEIALADFAARTDFPASAFTASDDPARLPVADLRFFDLETIGLGGAGTAAFLVGLGALVEGGFEVRQYLLPDYDDEAALLAAVAEEFSDRTVLVSYNGAAFDLPILLDRFTINRVGREIPRARHVDLLHAVRRLFRRRLRQCDLGNIERDVFGFRRFDDIPGYLVPSVYFDWLSDHKLDEMEKVLQHNRHDIVSLYFLAAVLAEVFESRGERLSEIDDLHSLARVFNRRRDFDLVVDLNRRVESLAGTPDPLADHPDPRADRAQPGGHPGARALPADVLFFHAQTHKRRGEYDEAVVIWKQLASSIPAPPATGPATGPASPPATGPAPPPATGPATGSSHLSFPRRREPRHTPTGASDLPIRHNLPADQTPSGPGLTSPADAGTLLRVAYRACLELAIHYEHRAKEFALALAYTRRAESLPDLNPSRRRSLQKRRDRLVRKQEA encoded by the coding sequence ATGTCGAAAAAGGAACTGCACAGTAAGCTCGACCGGCTCCGCGGCCACATCGTCGCAAAACCCGCGGCCCCGCCGCCCGAGGTTCTCCCGGAGCGCTGCCGGGTGCTGGCCGAGCGGCTCGATGGCGAGGCGGTCTGCACCGCGCGCGGCGGTTTTGTCCTCATCCGCAAACGCTTTCCCCCTGTCTACACCCACGGCGAGATCGCGCTGGCGGATTTCGCCGCCCGCACCGACTTCCCCGCCTCCGCCTTCACCGCCTCCGACGACCCGGCCCGCCTCCCCGTCGCCGACCTGCGCTTCTTCGACCTCGAGACCATCGGCCTCGGCGGCGCCGGCACAGCCGCTTTTCTCGTCGGCCTCGGCGCTCTCGTCGAGGGCGGCTTCGAGGTCCGCCAGTATCTGCTGCCCGACTACGATGACGAGGCCGCGCTGCTGGCCGCGGTCGCCGAGGAATTCTCCGACCGCACCGTCCTGGTCTCCTACAACGGCGCCGCGTTCGACCTCCCCATCCTCCTCGACCGCTTCACCATCAACCGCGTCGGCCGGGAGATCCCCCGCGCCCGCCACGTCGATTTGCTCCACGCGGTCCGGCGCCTGTTCCGGCGGCGCCTGCGCCAGTGCGACCTCGGCAATATTGAGCGCGATGTCTTCGGGTTCCGCCGTTTCGACGACATCCCCGGCTACCTCGTCCCCTCCGTCTATTTCGACTGGCTGAGCGATCACAAACTCGACGAGATGGAGAAAGTCCTCCAGCACAACCGCCACGACATCGTCTCGCTGTACTTCCTCGCCGCCGTCCTCGCCGAGGTGTTCGAGTCGCGAGGGGAGAGGCTCTCGGAGATCGACGATCTCCACTCGCTCGCCCGCGTGTTCAACCGCCGCCGCGATTTCGATCTGGTCGTCGATCTCAACCGCCGGGTGGAGAGTCTCGCCGGCACTCCCGACCCCCTGGCCGATCATCCGGACCCTCGCGCCGACCGCGCCCAACCGGGCGGTCACCCCGGCGCCCGTGCGCTCCCCGCCGATGTCCTCTTCTTCCACGCGCAGACTCATAAGCGCCGCGGGGAGTATGACGAGGCTGTCGTGATCTGGAAGCAGCTCGCGTCGTCAATCCCGGCCCCTCCCGCAACCGGTCCCGCTACCGGTCCCGCGTCTCCTCCCGCCACCGGTCCCGCGCCTCCTCCCGCCACCGGTCCCGCGACCGGCTCTTCTCATTTGTCATTCCCGCGAAGGCGGGAACCCAGGCACACCCCGACCGGAGCTTCGGACTTGCCGATCAGGCACAACCTCCCCGCCGATCAGACCCCCTCCGGTCCCGGCCTGACCTCACCCGCCGATGCCGGAACCCTCCTCCGCGTCGCCTACCGCGCCTGCCTCGAACTCGCTATCCACTATGAGCACCGCGCCAAGGAATTCGCCCTCGCCCTCGCCTATACCCGCCGCGCCGAATCCCTCCCCGACCTGAATCCCTCGCGTCGGAGGAGTCTGCAGAAGCGCCGGGATCGCCTGGTGCGAAAGCAGGAGGCGTGA
- a CDS encoding serine/threonine protein kinase → MSDFAEDDVTRSIAPLAEGQIVGHFRIESRIGAGGMGTVFLAHDMDLDRKVALKHLSPELAQDEQFQARFRREARILANLNHPNIVGIYEVFQAGNRSFIAMEYVDGRPLSAQPDRPLAEICQTAVEIASGLKTAHDAGIVHRDIKPANILVGQDGRVKILDFGLAKRTDDQDITRTGGTAGTFAYMSPEQVRGTAVDRRSDIFSFGVVLYEMVLGRRPFRGEYAAEIAHRIVAEPPSALDPAGTGIPPELLRIIGRCLEKDPVDRYQETGQVVDDLKHFQRVLSGSGDPFAVISSPRSGVGAAPVADALDASQIPARPPQPKPLFLLFGLGLAAVGVALLLAFTPQPLSELERATTAPAQVEKAALDLARRDHSGLLGFRSYTVSDADAELQEIREFLRPSDREWEALSQWRPAQFYRTAAVSADQQERYDVLTTLDGRCFSFSHSLRPDRRSDSASVDSLRSAAGQYAQAFLGRDLDSLREMPVAVSFSAGVAQTSFQWVEPDTLLAGAVGEVRATFSGAALTDIRSTAAFPEVLRRTIASRGPDWISTGTFCAVTLAFLAACIFVTKKRMWQFPSPSVLVAAYALMVIGLLGGTGAYEKFADTGTAGVLTHVLLLLVLFAFLAVAVYLVIAAVYGVVGRVKPGLLAGLAPLLKGRMERPALAAAASTGFVCGAALYVVCMLYRHSAAVLFDTAGSLSSSSEYVNSGVQVLSLTILGLPFTCAAVGLFVLLAEILEHYTPVGKRAWLLLTLVVTVLVAANQTSAAGDSAVDLPALWLVIFIFVSVWLTNRYGLFAGALAVVVYNLVDSAVMLAHYGHGGFLKDSLLCLLLWGVPAVYATYYAVRRPAPAK, encoded by the coding sequence ATGAGCGACTTCGCCGAGGATGATGTCACCAGAAGCATAGCGCCGCTCGCCGAGGGCCAGATTGTCGGCCACTTCCGCATCGAGTCCCGCATCGGCGCCGGCGGCATGGGAACCGTGTTCCTTGCCCACGACATGGATCTCGACCGCAAAGTCGCTCTCAAGCATCTGTCCCCGGAGCTTGCCCAGGACGAGCAGTTCCAGGCGCGCTTCCGGCGGGAGGCCAGAATCCTCGCCAACCTGAACCATCCGAACATCGTCGGCATCTACGAGGTCTTCCAGGCGGGCAACCGCTCGTTTATCGCCATGGAATACGTTGACGGCCGTCCCTTGAGCGCCCAGCCCGACCGGCCGCTTGCTGAGATTTGCCAGACGGCCGTTGAGATCGCCTCCGGGCTCAAGACCGCCCACGACGCGGGTATTGTGCACCGCGACATCAAACCGGCCAACATTCTGGTAGGCCAGGACGGCCGGGTAAAGATCCTCGATTTCGGTCTGGCCAAGCGTACTGACGATCAGGACATCACCCGCACCGGGGGGACCGCGGGCACCTTCGCCTACATGTCTCCCGAACAGGTGCGGGGAACGGCCGTCGACAGACGTTCGGACATCTTCTCGTTCGGAGTCGTGCTGTACGAGATGGTCCTCGGCCGCCGCCCGTTTCGCGGCGAGTACGCCGCGGAAATCGCGCACAGAATTGTCGCCGAACCGCCGTCGGCCCTCGATCCCGCCGGGACCGGCATCCCTCCGGAACTGCTCCGCATTATCGGCCGGTGCCTGGAGAAGGACCCGGTGGATCGGTATCAGGAAACCGGCCAGGTGGTCGACGACCTGAAGCACTTCCAGCGCGTCCTTTCCGGGTCCGGCGACCCCTTTGCCGTCATCTCCTCGCCCCGGAGCGGAGTCGGCGCCGCGCCGGTCGCGGATGCTCTCGACGCGTCGCAGATTCCCGCGCGCCCGCCTCAGCCGAAACCGCTCTTTCTGCTTTTCGGCCTGGGCCTCGCCGCAGTCGGTGTGGCGCTTCTGCTTGCCTTCACCCCCCAGCCGCTATCCGAACTCGAGCGGGCTACGACCGCACCTGCGCAGGTGGAAAAGGCCGCCCTTGACCTGGCGCGGCGTGACCACAGCGGCCTTTTGGGTTTCCGATCCTACACCGTCAGCGATGCCGACGCCGAGCTTCAGGAAATCAGGGAGTTCCTTCGTCCCTCCGACCGCGAGTGGGAGGCGCTCAGCCAATGGCGGCCTGCCCAGTTTTACCGTACCGCTGCCGTGAGCGCCGATCAGCAGGAACGGTACGACGTGCTCACGACCCTCGATGGCCGGTGTTTTTCCTTCAGCCATTCGCTGCGCCCCGACCGGAGGTCCGATTCCGCGTCCGTTGATTCGCTCCGGAGCGCGGCCGGGCAGTATGCGCAGGCATTTCTCGGCCGGGACCTCGATTCCCTGAGAGAAATGCCGGTGGCCGTTTCCTTCTCCGCAGGCGTCGCCCAAACGAGCTTTCAGTGGGTCGAGCCCGATACTCTCCTGGCCGGGGCCGTGGGAGAAGTCCGTGCGACGTTCTCCGGCGCCGCCCTCACGGACATTCGCTCGACTGCGGCGTTCCCCGAGGTTCTGCGTCGCACCATCGCCAGCCGGGGCCCGGACTGGATCTCTACCGGCACTTTCTGCGCGGTCACGCTGGCCTTTTTGGCTGCCTGCATATTCGTCACCAAAAAGAGGATGTGGCAGTTCCCGTCCCCGTCGGTCCTCGTCGCCGCTTACGCCCTCATGGTAATCGGCCTGCTGGGCGGCACCGGGGCGTACGAGAAATTCGCTGATACCGGCACGGCCGGCGTGCTGACCCATGTGCTCCTCCTTCTCGTCCTCTTTGCCTTCTTGGCCGTCGCCGTGTATCTGGTCATCGCCGCCGTTTATGGTGTGGTCGGGCGTGTCAAACCGGGCCTCCTGGCCGGACTCGCGCCCCTCCTGAAGGGGAGGATGGAGCGCCCTGCTCTTGCCGCCGCCGCGAGTACCGGGTTTGTCTGCGGCGCCGCGCTGTATGTGGTGTGCATGCTCTACCGCCATTCGGCCGCGGTCCTGTTCGATACGGCCGGCAGCCTGTCGTCGTCTTCCGAGTATGTGAATTCCGGCGTGCAGGTGCTGTCTCTGACCATCCTGGGGCTGCCTTTCACATGCGCGGCGGTCGGCCTGTTCGTTCTCCTGGCTGAGATTCTGGAACACTATACGCCGGTCGGCAAGAGAGCCTGGCTGCTGTTGACCCTGGTGGTTACGGTGCTCGTGGCTGCCAACCAGACGTCCGCGGCCGGCGACAGCGCTGTGGATTTGCCGGCGCTGTGGCTGGTGATCTTCATCTTTGTCTCGGTCTGGCTGACCAATCGCTACGGCCTGTTCGCCGGGGCTCTCGCGGTCGTCGTTTACAACCTGGTGGACAGCGCCGTCATGTTGGCCCACTATGGCCACGGAGGGTTCCTCAAAGACTCCCTGCTGTGTCTCCTTCTGTGGGGTGTGCCCGCGGTCTACGCCACCTACTACGCGGTGCGTCGCCCGGCCCCGGCCAAGTAG
- a CDS encoding prepilin-type N-terminal cleavage/methylation domain-containing protein, whose protein sequence is MNRIRNNRGFTLIELMIVVVIIGILAALAIPRYMTASAKSKQSEAKAILKQVYEGERAYFHASENNTYWTPAAPASAGNRTAFAELCVEIGASARYTYTITTAAGSFTATATANIDDDAVLDTWTINEQGVLTNTVNDILVS, encoded by the coding sequence ATGAATCGGATACGGAACAATCGCGGTTTCACCTTGATCGAGCTGATGATCGTCGTCGTCATCATCGGCATCCTCGCCGCCCTCGCCATTCCACGCTACATGACCGCCAGCGCCAAGTCCAAGCAGAGCGAGGCCAAGGCCATCCTCAAGCAGGTCTACGAGGGCGAGCGCGCCTACTTCCACGCCTCCGAGAACAACACCTACTGGACGCCGGCCGCCCCCGCGAGCGCGGGGAACCGGACCGCCTTCGCCGAATTGTGCGTGGAGATCGGCGCCTCGGCCCGCTACACCTACACCATCACCACGGCCGCCGGCTCCTTCACCGCCACCGCCACGGCCAACATCGACGACGACGCGGTCCTCGACACCTGGACAATCAACGAGCAGGGCGTCCTCACCAACACCGTCAATGACATTCTCGTCTCCTGA
- a CDS encoding prepilin-type N-terminal cleavage/methylation domain-containing protein, whose amino-acid sequence MRNRKGFTLIELMIVVVIIGILAALAIPRFMQASMKSKQSEAKGILKQIYTMEHAYRQEHDVYVTDLNTIGVELQPQPPRRYGYVIALNGTGFTATATANLDDDATIDTWTIDDGGILQCTVNDVTG is encoded by the coding sequence ATCCGCAACCGCAAAGGTTTCACCCTGATCGAGTTGATGATCGTCGTGGTCATCATCGGGATTCTGGCGGCTTTGGCCATCCCGCGCTTCATGCAGGCGTCGATGAAGTCCAAGCAGTCGGAAGCCAAGGGTATCCTGAAGCAGATCTACACGATGGAGCACGCCTACCGCCAGGAGCATGACGTATACGTGACCGATCTGAACACGATCGGCGTCGAGCTGCAGCCGCAGCCGCCGCGCCGCTACGGCTACGTCATCGCTCTGAACGGGACCGGGTTCACGGCCACGGCGACCGCGAACCTGGATGATGACGCGACCATCGACACCTGGACGATTGACGACGGCGGCATTCTCCAGTGCACCGTCAACGACGTCACGGGTTGA